The Anas platyrhynchos isolate ZD024472 breed Pekin duck chromosome 10, IASCAAS_PekinDuck_T2T, whole genome shotgun sequence genome segment cactcccccagggactGCCCCTACTACTCCCTCAGTACCTCCAGAAGCAGCAGTTAGAAATGTGGTAAATATTGCTCGATCCCAAAGTCAGCAGTCTTCTTGGACCTCTTCTAATAACGATGTAATAGTTACTGGTATATACAGTCCTGCTAGCTCATCCAGTAGGCAAGGATCCACCAAGCAGACAAATGCTTCAATGGCAGAAATACACAAAACCTCTATTCCAAGACTCTCGGGAAAAAATGACACAgactttcagcagcagcacatccctATAGGACGACAAGTACCACACTGTAAAAATGCTTCCCTATTAGTAGGGGAAAAGACTATTATTTTATCTAGACAAACAAGTGTACTGAATTCTGCGAACTCCATATATAGCCACACTAAAAAGAGCTATGGTGGCTCCTCAGTGCAGACCGCAGAGTTGGTGTTACCTCAGAAACCGATGATATGCCACAGACCTTGTAAAGCTGAACCCGTGGGATGTCAAAGGTTACAAAAACCGGAACATGCAGCTCTTGCATCGCATGTGCCCCCCGGACAAAGGGCTAATCCTAGGGACCCTTCTTGTAGCACGCAAAACCTGGAAATTCGTGAAGTGTTTTCTCTGGCGGTTACAGATCAACCTCAAAGAATCGTGGGAggaagcacagcacagaagcactGCTCGGGGGAAGGCAGCTGTCTGTCCATTGCGATGGAAACTGGCGATGTGGATGACGAGTATGCTAGAGAAGAAGAACTAGCATCCATGGGAGCACAAATACAAAGCTATTCAAGATACTGTGAAAGTAGCAGCTCTGTTCGAGTAGAGAACCAAAGCGCAGCCTTGTCGGGGCCGGGAAGAAACGTGAGCTGTAGTTCTCAGCTGGTGAATGCCAGGGACGTGCCTGACAATGTTCTGTATCATAACAGAGACTACCACTTGCCTGCACGGACCTCGTTGCATACAACATCCAGTACATTATATAGCAGTGCTAATCCATCAAGAAGtactttttctcctcatttcacATCTTCAAGTCAACTGAGGCtgtcacaaaaccaaaataattaCCAGGTAATATGTCAATTTATTCGTCTTCAAATCTTGAAGACAAGGTCATAGATGAGTAATGTATTCTTTGAAGGCTGGTGGCTAGTAAGGGGTAGGTTCATATTTCTGCAAGCTGTGCTCGATTTACATCCTTCAGCAGAGATGATTCCTTCTTAAAAAGAAGCGAAGGTAGGACTAAAATATGGTAGCACTTAGCTGTGTGGCTGAGCCTGTGGCTGTAGTGGGCAGCCATACAATGAGGAGCAGTCTGGGCTTTATGGTTTTACTAGGTAAAGTTTGCTTACAAGAGGCTCATACCTGTGACTGCTGATGCACGCTAGTCTGTGTTGTCCTGACTTGGCTTGCCAGTGCAAGTCACAGCTCTTCCCTTGGTTGTTCCTCTGCAGGCATCCTTTGCACATGGCAGAGGGCACAACACGGGATCACACTGTCATTTGTGTGCTGTACAGTTGCTTGCCCTTATTAATGTCAGCTTGGATTAGCTCTTCCATCAGCACTGCCTTTACCCACTATAGAATTGCTGATACCTTGGACCGGTTTTCTGTTAGTTATTAGATCTCTCACAAGCTAGATAAGATGATGGAAGACACTAAGCAAGCAAATATTCTTTCTCTCCCACAGCATCTAATTCAAATATCAGTTTTACATTCAGTCCTGTTATTTCCTCATCCTACAACAGAGCCCATTCAACGAATATTGAGAGGGGAAAATTAAATGCAGATAATTGAAGAACTACAAGATCTTCAGAAGAAGCTGTAACACTGATAcacttacttttttatttttttattttattttataaacaggGGAGAGATAATCATGCAGGAAACATccaaattgatttttaaatggatttttgtGCAGTCTGGCGTGCCATAATCTATAGACACTGCGATAAGTCTTACAGCTGACAGGGTGTTATATTACCTGTGTTACTTCTGTGCTTTTCTCtgttacattttcaaatttatcCCCAAAATGAACCATATAAAAACATACCATCTTTTCTTGTGCATTGCTCACTAGTGTAGGGAACAATACTTCGTGGTGTTTTttctatctattttttttcctcttctttctgacGTGTTCCTATCTTGTGAGGATTTGAAAGAAAGTTTTTGAGTGCAAGTGCATACCACTTTTCACCAGAAATCATCAGGATTACTGCTTTTCTTGGCAAACCTGAGGTTTGAGGAACATGTGCTCTCTGGACTAGATTCTGTGCAGTAGATGGGATATCTCCAATTCTTATTTATGGCCTTTATTAAGTCAAATAATTTGGATAagctgtttttcccctttttcccatcTGCTCTCAGATGGTCTGTCAGTGTTTGCTATTACTATTCTTGAATTACAAAATTCATTAAATGCTGTTTACTTTTGAAATTTCAGTTTCATGGGAgaggaaaagctgtaaatgtGTGCATCTGTTCTGTCAAGGGTTGGTAAAGCTGCAAAAGTGCATACAACACAGTTAAGGAAACTTTTCTGAAGTTTCACATAGTGAAATACAGTATTGATACCTCCAGCCGTATGCTCATGGTACTTTATTTCACTCTTGAAAAAGCATTAGTTATCTGtattactgtttgtttgtttatttatttatttatttatttattcgtttgtttgtttttaattattattattatttttattcttttagaaATTTGAAATAACTCGTATTGGGGATATTTTGGGGGTAGGGACTGAGCCTCTTTATAGATAGAATGGTTCATGGCAGGTGACATTTTATCCATGTGGTGTGGATCAGAACAAGGACGTCTCTGTAACTTACTTTGTTGTcgttgtttctttgttgtttttccaaattataAAGATGTTTGGTAAGTAAGGAATTCTTCTTTACTCTGTTTGACTTCCATGCCTGTCTTTAACAAACTCTGTTCTATGGAATTTTGGAATGCAGTTTGGGCTGGGGGAAATCCTGTTTCTTGTGGCATCCTTTGCCTTTCCCAGTCTTAAGCCTTGGAAAAACTGGGAAGGTTGCTGTTAACTGACTTGGTGCTGTAAGCATCCATGCTGTGAAACTCTGAGATGATACTCATCAGTATCAGAAAATTTATGAGGGCAGATCCGTACAGCCATGCAGAAATTGGTGGTGCTGATTTCTCCACATCACTGCATTCCTTGACAAGAGTTTTTAGCGTATTGCAGAACAATGCAACGTTGAGGTCTGTATCTTAGGACATGTCAGTGTATGGCAGGGACTCACTTCCAAAACTCAGTTCACTTTTACAAGAAACGTTCACTGCCACCTTCAAAATCGTCTGTAATGTAGCACACCCCAATAGGCTCATAACACGTTTTACCAAAATCATCAGGTCTGCACTGCTTtcactccctccctccccaagtGCTCCGCCTAAAATTATGAGTTATCAGCCCTCCTTTCAACCCCTTAGGTCTGTAGGGAGGCTTGCTCTGATCTAATACTGAGCTTCAGTTAAGAAGCCCActgcttcccctttcctttcctgccttGTTTTTGCCCCCAGGGTGTGTGGTGGAGCACAGGCATTATTCCCCTGAGACCTGGACTGAAGAGTAGTTCCAGTTTGGGGCTGAAAGCTGGAATTCAGAGGAATGACTTTTCTGTTGGCTGAATTTAGCAGTCCTTGCTCAGCCCAAgtagaaggggaaaaggggaaagaacaGCTCTCCGTCCCCAACGCACTCCTTGGCTGTGTTTTGGTTGTCTGTGGTCCTTGGGTCATGTTGGGCAGAGTGTATTAAGTACTCATTTGCTTTGCAGAATTTAA includes the following:
- the HDX gene encoding highly divergent homeobox isoform X2, encoding MNLRSVFTVEQQRILQRYYENGMTNQSKNCFQLILQCAQETKLDFSVVRTWVGNKRRKMSSKSAVESGGTPPGTAPTTPSVPPEAAVRNVVNIARSQSQQSSWTSSNNDVIVTGIYSPASSSSRQGSTKQTNASMAEIHKTSIPRLSGKNDTDFQQQHIPIGRQVPHCKNASLLVGEKTIILSRQTSVLNSANSIYSHTKKSYGGSSVQTAELVLPQKPMICHRPCKAEPVGCQRLQKPEHAALASHVPPGQRANPRDPSCSTQNLEIREVFSLAVTDQPQRIVGGSTAQKHCSGEGSCLSIAMETGDVDDEYAREEELASMGAQIQSYSRYCESSSSVRVENQSAALSGPGRNVSCSSQLVNARDVPDNVLYHNRDYHLPARTSLHTTSSTLYSSANPSRSTFSPHFTSSSQLRLSQNQNNYQISGNLTVPWITGCSRKRALQDRTQFSDRDLATLKKYWDNGMTSLGSVCREKIEAVAAELNVDCEIVRTWIGNRRRKYRLMGIEVPPPRGGPADFSDQSEFVSKSALNPGEETATEVGDDNDRNDEVSICLSEGSSQEEANEGLQNEEIHHKEDDQNPVSTDNVKIEIIDDEESDMISNSEVDQMSSLLDYKNEEVRFIENELENHKQKYFELQTFTRSLILAIKSDDKEQQQALLSDLPPELEEMDFNHTSPEPDDTSFSLSSLSEKNASDSL
- the HDX gene encoding highly divergent homeobox isoform X3; the encoded protein is MSSKSAVESGGTPPGTAPTTPSVPPEAAVRNVVNIARSQSQQSSWTSSNNDVIVTGIYSPASSSSRQGSTKQTNASMAEIHKTSIPRLSGKNDTDFQQQHIPIGRQVPHCKNASLLVGEKTIILSRQTSVLNSANSIYSHTKKSYGGSSVQTAELVLPQKPMICHRPCKAEPVGCQRLQKPEHAALASHVPPGQRANPRDPSCSTQNLEIREVFSLAVTDQPQRIVGGSTAQKHCSGEGSCLSIAMETGDVDDEYAREEELASMGAQIQSYSRYCESSSSVRVENQSAALSGPGRNVSCSSQLVNARDVPDNVLYHNRDYHLPARTSLHTTSSTLYSSANPSRSTFSPHFTSSSQLRLSQNQNNYQISGNLTVPWITGCSRKRALQDRTQFSDRDLATLKKYWDNGMTSLGSVCREKIEAVAAELNVDCEIVRTWIGNRRRKYRLMGIEVPPPRGGPADFSDQSEFVSKSALNPGEETATEVGDDNDRNDEVSICLSEGSSQEEANEGLQNEEIHHKEDDQNPVSTDNVKIEIIDDEESDMISNSEVDQMSSLLDYKNEEVRFIENELENHKQKYFELQTFTRSLILAIKSDDKEQQQALLSDLPPELEEMDFNHTSPEPDDTSFSLSSLSEKNASDSL